Proteins encoded in a region of the Roseateles sp. SL47 genome:
- a CDS encoding RDD family protein: MRNHSAAPSTRALAMVIDGLLWATGSAVLMWVFYGDPVSRWDDLRPGTLAINWLLPLAMCVLFWSWQGATPGKLIAGVKVVDALSGRRPSPVQAVIRWFGYLISALPLFAGFWWAKLDAEGRTWHDRLSRTAVERSRPLPASGRGLLADYVVTHWRGEQSLAQSFWINNVLLTFPLMAALTGLMSWIQMKGDALQAGSIAMLIGWPLMLAIDTWCVVGAWRAVRGYLDANGSLLWAAMARLIMFLGALQILASLGIGFIPQLPEFWKMARGIDPIGQAEMKVSEDGHTLHFQGPIGMGDARRMGKLLETAPNVKSFELASPGGRLAEAEDMVVLMRKRGATTRAVGDCQSACTLLFLAGAQRQLMPGAQLGFHRASTGTFNPAFDEIANQHLAETYRKMELPEDFIQRTLKTSSRSMWYPTPEDLVRHQLIQEPPKTLDVALPDGPKPGEPASLSEYLAAFKSNPVWYQLNERFPGLLNRAATQMRTARLALAGTEQESDGAQMAAQMAITAEVRQLVLSGSAESRRRYLQVVRGQMRAMQALGADTCQAWLAGSPATRRLMPADVMAWETSWLANAAQEDPPSRTRAGEASRLELEVVHRTLGPQAPGLLSHLWSDDASGDPASVVSCDRAAQLLDQIQRLKVAPRELAERVVFQTR, encoded by the coding sequence ATGCGGAATCATTCGGCGGCACCGTCCACGCGGGCATTGGCCATGGTCATAGACGGCCTGCTGTGGGCAACAGGCAGCGCCGTGCTGATGTGGGTGTTTTATGGTGACCCGGTCAGCCGCTGGGATGACCTTCGCCCCGGCACTTTGGCCATCAACTGGCTGCTGCCGCTGGCCATGTGCGTGTTGTTCTGGTCCTGGCAGGGCGCCACGCCCGGCAAGTTGATCGCCGGCGTGAAGGTGGTGGATGCCCTCAGCGGCCGACGCCCCTCGCCCGTGCAGGCCGTGATCCGCTGGTTCGGCTACCTGATCTCCGCCCTGCCGCTGTTCGCCGGTTTCTGGTGGGCCAAGCTGGATGCCGAAGGCCGCACCTGGCATGACCGCCTCTCCCGCACCGCTGTGGAACGCAGCCGGCCGCTGCCGGCCAGCGGACGCGGCCTGCTGGCGGACTACGTGGTCACTCACTGGCGCGGTGAACAAAGCCTGGCGCAGAGTTTCTGGATCAACAACGTCCTGCTGACCTTCCCGTTGATGGCGGCCCTCACCGGCCTCATGAGCTGGATCCAGATGAAGGGGGATGCGCTGCAGGCGGGCAGCATCGCCATGCTGATCGGCTGGCCGCTGATGCTGGCCATCGACACCTGGTGCGTGGTGGGTGCCTGGCGCGCCGTTCGCGGGTATCTGGACGCCAACGGATCCCTGTTGTGGGCCGCGATGGCCCGCTTGATCATGTTCCTGGGGGCGCTGCAGATCCTGGCCTCGCTGGGCATCGGTTTCATTCCGCAACTGCCTGAATTCTGGAAGATGGCGCGGGGCATCGACCCGATCGGTCAGGCCGAAATGAAGGTCAGCGAGGATGGTCACACCCTGCATTTCCAGGGCCCCATCGGCATGGGCGACGCGCGCCGCATGGGCAAGCTGCTGGAGACGGCACCCAACGTGAAGTCGTTTGAGCTGGCCTCGCCGGGCGGCCGTCTGGCCGAGGCGGAAGACATGGTGGTGCTGATGCGCAAGCGCGGGGCCACCACCCGCGCGGTGGGTGACTGCCAAAGCGCCTGCACCCTGCTCTTCCTGGCCGGCGCCCAGCGCCAATTGATGCCGGGCGCACAACTGGGCTTCCATCGCGCCTCCACCGGCACCTTCAATCCAGCGTTTGACGAGATCGCCAACCAGCATCTGGCCGAGACCTATCGCAAGATGGAGCTGCCGGAGGACTTCATCCAGCGCACGCTGAAGACCTCGTCCCGCAGCATGTGGTACCCCACCCCGGAGGATCTGGTGCGGCATCAACTGATCCAGGAGCCGCCCAAGACCTTGGATGTGGCCCTGCCCGACGGTCCCAAGCCGGGTGAGCCGGCGTCGCTCTCCGAATATCTGGCGGCCTTCAAGTCCAACCCGGTCTGGTATCAACTGAACGAACGCTTCCCGGGTCTGCTGAACCGCGCGGCCACCCAGATGCGCACGGCACGGCTGGCCTTGGCCGGCACCGAGCAGGAGTCTGACGGCGCCCAGATGGCCGCACAGATGGCCATAACGGCGGAGGTGCGGCAGCTGGTGCTGTCCGGCTCGGCGGAATCGCGCCGTCGGTATCTGCAAGTGGTGCGGGGGCAGATGCGGGCGATGCAGGCCCTGGGTGCGGACACCTGCCAGGCATGGTTGGCCGGTTCTCCGGCCACCCGGCGTCTGATGCCCGCCGACGTGATGGCCTGGGAGACCAGCTGGCTGGCCAACGCTGCGCAGGAAGACCCGCCTTCCCGCACCCGGGCCGGCGAGGCCTCGCGGCTGGAGCTGGAGGTGGTGCACCGCACGCTGGGCCCGCAGGCGCCGGGGTTGCTGTCGCACCTGTGGTCGGACGATGCCAGCGGCGACCCCGCCTCGGTGGTGAGCTGCGACCGTGCAGCGCAGTTGCTGGACCAAATTCAGCGCCTGAAGGTCGCGCCCCGCGAACTGGCGGAGCGGGTGGTGTTCCAGACCCGCTGA
- a CDS encoding ABC transporter substrate-binding protein, producing MLALGVHSAWAGEAEAKKWVDSEFQPSTLSKDKQLAEMKWFIEAAKKLQAKGVKEISVVSETITTHEYESKVLAKAFTEITGITVKHDIIQEGDVVEKLQTSMQSGKSIYDGWISDSDLIGTHYRYGKIMNLTDYMAGAGKEFTNPDLDLKDFIGTSFTTAPDGKLYQLPDQQFANLYWFRADLFARKDLQDKFKAKYGYELGVPLNWSAYEDIAEFFTNDVKTIDGKPIYGHMDYGKKDPSLGWRFTDAWLSMAGAADKGIPNGMPVDEWGIRVADDKCTPVGASVSRGGATNSPAAVYALTKYVDWMKKYAPKEATGMTFGESGPVPAQGQIAQQIFWYTAFTADMTKPGLPVVNADGTPKWRMAPGPNGPYWKPGMQNGYQDVGSWTFFANHDPNRTAAAWLYAQFVTAKTVSLKKSVQGLTFIRDSDIRSDYFTKNAAKYGGLIEFYRSPARVAWTPTGNNVPDYPKLAQLWWKNVAQAVTGEKTPQAAMDTLADEMDSVMARLERAGMAKCAPKLNKKEDPKKWLSDKGAPWAKLANEKPKGETIAYDKLISAWKEGRVR from the coding sequence ATGCTGGCGTTGGGGGTCCATAGCGCCTGGGCCGGTGAGGCTGAAGCCAAGAAGTGGGTGGACAGCGAATTCCAGCCGTCCACCTTGTCCAAGGACAAGCAACTGGCGGAGATGAAGTGGTTCATCGAGGCCGCCAAGAAGCTGCAGGCCAAGGGCGTGAAGGAGATCTCGGTGGTGTCCGAGACCATCACGACCCATGAATACGAAAGCAAGGTGCTGGCCAAGGCCTTCACCGAGATCACCGGCATCACGGTCAAGCACGACATCATCCAGGAAGGGGATGTGGTCGAGAAGCTGCAGACCTCGATGCAGTCCGGCAAGAGCATCTACGACGGCTGGATCTCGGATTCGGACCTGATCGGTACGCACTACCGCTACGGCAAGATCATGAACCTGACCGACTACATGGCCGGTGCGGGCAAGGAATTCACCAACCCCGATCTCGACCTGAAGGACTTCATCGGGACCAGCTTCACCACCGCGCCGGACGGCAAGCTCTATCAACTGCCGGACCAGCAGTTCGCCAATCTCTACTGGTTCCGTGCCGACCTGTTTGCCCGCAAGGACCTGCAGGACAAGTTCAAGGCCAAATACGGCTATGAGCTGGGTGTGCCGCTCAACTGGAGCGCGTATGAGGACATCGCCGAATTCTTCACCAACGATGTGAAGACCATTGATGGCAAGCCGATCTACGGCCACATGGACTACGGCAAGAAGGACCCGTCGCTGGGCTGGCGTTTCACCGATGCCTGGTTGTCGATGGCCGGTGCGGCGGACAAGGGCATTCCCAACGGCATGCCGGTGGACGAATGGGGCATCCGTGTGGCGGACGACAAGTGCACACCGGTGGGGGCATCGGTCTCGCGTGGTGGTGCCACCAACTCGCCAGCGGCGGTGTATGCACTGACGAAGTATGTGGACTGGATGAAGAAGTACGCGCCGAAGGAAGCCACAGGCATGACCTTCGGGGAATCCGGCCCGGTGCCGGCCCAGGGCCAGATTGCCCAGCAGATCTTCTGGTACACCGCCTTCACTGCGGACATGACCAAGCCGGGCCTGCCGGTGGTCAATGCGGACGGGACGCCGAAGTGGCGCATGGCCCCTGGCCCGAATGGCCCGTACTGGAAGCCGGGCATGCAAAACGGCTATCAGGACGTGGGTAGCTGGACCTTCTTTGCCAACCACGACCCCAACCGCACAGCGGCGGCATGGCTGTATGCGCAGTTTGTGACGGCCAAGACGGTGAGCCTGAAGAAGAGCGTGCAGGGCCTGACCTTCATTCGCGACAGCGACATCCGCAGCGACTACTTCACCAAGAATGCGGCGAAATATGGCGGCCTGATCGAGTTCTACCGCAGCCCGGCCCGGGTGGCCTGGACGCCGACGGGCAACAACGTGCCGGACTATCCGAAGCTGGCGCAGCTGTGGTGGAAGAACGTTGCGCAGGCGGTGACGGGCGAGAAGACACCGCAGGCGGCGATGGACACGCTGGCGGACGAAATGGATTCGGTGATGGCGCGGCTGGAGCGTGCTGGCATGGCCAAGTGCGCACCGAAGCTCAACAAGAAGGAAGACCCGAAGAAGTGGCTGTCCGACAAGGGCGCTCCGTGGGCCAAGCTGGCCAACGAGAAGCCCAAGGGCGAGACGATCGCTTATGACAAGCTGATCAGCGCCTGGAAGGAAGGCCGCGTGCGCTGA
- a CDS encoding outer membrane protein assembly factor BamE has translation MRQLKAVMSSALLAAFLAAGLGGCATPLKDERLRPGVSTGADMVQYYGQPSRIWPETDGGRTLEYATQPFGQTCYMVRLDAQDHFVSAIDALAPAQRERVQPGMTPDQVTRLLGRERSRVFFSNSQEDVWDWNVPPEMNGYLLRFNVHFKEGVVLRTSYSVVYPDKRFLWD, from the coding sequence ATGCGACAGCTCAAAGCAGTCATGAGCAGCGCCCTGCTTGCAGCCTTCCTGGCCGCAGGCCTGGGCGGCTGCGCCACCCCACTCAAGGACGAACGCCTGCGCCCGGGTGTGAGCACCGGCGCCGACATGGTCCAGTATTACGGCCAGCCCAGCCGTATCTGGCCGGAAACCGATGGCGGGCGCACCCTGGAATACGCCACCCAGCCCTTCGGCCAGACCTGTTACATGGTGCGGCTGGATGCCCAAGACCACTTTGTCAGCGCCATCGACGCCCTGGCCCCCGCCCAGCGCGAGCGCGTGCAACCCGGCATGACGCCCGACCAGGTCACCCGGCTGCTCGGCCGGGAGCGCAGCCGCGTGTTTTTCAGCAACAGCCAGGAAGACGTCTGGGACTGGAACGTGCCGCCGGAGATGAACGGCTATCTGCTGCGTTTTAATGTTCATTTCAAGGAAGGCGTCGTGCTGCGCACCAGCTACAGCGTCGTTTATCCCGACAAACGATTCCTCTGGGACTGA
- a CDS encoding DUF3800 domain-containing protein, protein MHLLYLDESGHPQDPSTQFFVLAGFAVFERSTHWLESRINPVAARFRPQDPSAIEFHGSPMYSAKDDWAGIAPADRVQALVDVLSLLSNRQLQLRVFASVIEKSTMPEDQILERSFEAVAHQFDQYLADMWARRGDAQRGLVVCDKASYEQKLQALSSLFKHQGHALGRLRNFAEVPLFLDSKASRLIQMADLVAYWIFRYYQSKDDRGFRLIEPSILRRANQRVGLVASVTPATEAALASIVPHKYPFPGPTGAPAAADAA, encoded by the coding sequence GTGCATCTCCTGTACCTCGACGAGTCGGGCCATCCACAGGACCCGAGCACCCAGTTCTTCGTCCTGGCAGGCTTTGCTGTGTTCGAACGTTCCACGCACTGGTTGGAGTCCAGGATCAACCCGGTCGCCGCGCGGTTCAGACCGCAGGACCCCTCCGCGATTGAGTTCCATGGCTCGCCGATGTATTCGGCCAAGGACGACTGGGCGGGCATCGCTCCAGCCGATCGTGTTCAGGCCCTGGTCGATGTCCTGAGCTTGCTCAGCAACCGACAACTGCAGCTTCGTGTATTCGCCTCTGTCATCGAAAAGTCCACGATGCCGGAGGATCAGATCCTCGAGCGCTCATTCGAAGCCGTCGCGCATCAGTTCGACCAGTACCTAGCGGACATGTGGGCCCGGCGCGGCGATGCGCAGCGCGGACTGGTCGTCTGCGACAAGGCTTCGTACGAGCAGAAGCTGCAAGCGCTTTCGTCCTTGTTCAAACACCAGGGCCACGCGTTGGGCCGCCTGCGCAACTTCGCGGAGGTCCCGCTCTTCTTGGACTCAAAGGCGTCGCGCCTCATTCAGATGGCAGACCTAGTCGCGTACTGGATCTTCCGGTACTACCAATCGAAGGATGACCGTGGCTTCCGATTGATCGAGCCCTCCATCCTGCGCCGAGCAAATCAGCGGGTCGGCTTGGTGGCTTCGGTGACGCCGGCCACCGAGGCAGCGCTGGCGTCCATCGTGCCGCACAAATATCCGTTCCCTGGCCCCACCGGCGCGCCGGCAGCCGCCGACGCGGCCTGA
- a CDS encoding DUF2160 domain-containing protein has protein sequence MFDWMVWTVPVAVFFGCVVLMLVGMTIWEIKSPTTLRKGWLPLRTTRGDRLFIGLLVAAYLNLAFVGLGEKMMGWFQLEAEPSVWISFVVSMLVLALILRKG, from the coding sequence ATGTTTGATTGGATGGTGTGGACCGTGCCCGTGGCCGTGTTCTTCGGCTGTGTGGTGCTGATGCTGGTGGGCATGACGATCTGGGAGATCAAGTCGCCGACGACCTTGCGCAAGGGCTGGCTGCCGTTGCGCACCACGCGCGGCGACCGCCTGTTCATCGGGCTGCTGGTGGCGGCCTACCTGAACCTGGCCTTTGTGGGCCTGGGCGAAAAGATGATGGGCTGGTTCCAGCTGGAAGCCGAGCCCAGTGTGTGGATCAGTTTTGTGGTGTCGATGCTGGTGCTGGCGCTCATCCTGCGCAAGGGGTGA
- a CDS encoding ABC transporter ATP-binding protein — translation MARIDLDLAHAYRADPRSDDDYALLPLRMSFEDGGAYALLGPSGCGKTTLLNIVSGLLKPSQGTVSFDGNDVTRLTPQERNIAQVFQFPVIYDTMTVADNLAFPLRNRGVAPDKIRARVGRIAEMLELNGQLNQRAAGLSADAKQKISLGRGLVREDVSAVLFDEPLTVIDPHLKWQLRRKLKQIHHELQLTLIYVTHDQVEALTFADQIVVMTRGRAVQVGSAAALFERPQHRFVGHFIGSPGMNFLPGRFHPEGLLEVAGQSMRMPSGMGHEALAQVRDFTLGVRPEYLPLAEPGAEGVLDATVTQVQDLGTYWLLTASLGDTVIKTRLAAHAQPPNVGAHIGLRVLNPHTCFYGADDQLMSAATSPLKETTP, via the coding sequence ATGGCACGCATCGACCTTGATCTGGCGCATGCCTATCGCGCCGACCCGCGCAGTGACGACGACTACGCGCTGCTGCCGCTGCGCATGAGCTTTGAGGATGGTGGCGCCTATGCGCTGCTGGGGCCTTCGGGCTGCGGCAAGACCACCCTGCTCAACATCGTTTCCGGTCTGCTCAAGCCCTCGCAGGGCACGGTCAGTTTTGACGGCAACGACGTGACCCGCCTGACGCCGCAAGAGCGCAACATCGCCCAGGTGTTCCAGTTCCCGGTCATCTACGACACGATGACCGTGGCGGACAACCTGGCCTTTCCGCTGCGCAACCGCGGCGTGGCGCCGGACAAGATCCGCGCCCGGGTCGGCCGCATTGCGGAGATGCTGGAGCTGAACGGCCAGCTGAACCAGCGGGCCGCAGGCCTGTCGGCCGATGCCAAGCAGAAGATCTCGCTGGGCCGCGGCCTGGTGCGGGAGGATGTGTCGGCCGTGCTGTTCGACGAGCCGCTCACCGTCATCGACCCGCATCTCAAATGGCAACTGCGTCGCAAGCTCAAGCAGATCCATCATGAGCTCCAGCTCACCCTGATCTACGTGACCCACGACCAGGTGGAGGCGCTGACCTTTGCCGACCAGATCGTGGTGATGACACGCGGCCGTGCCGTCCAGGTGGGCAGTGCGGCGGCGCTGTTCGAGCGTCCGCAGCATCGATTCGTGGGGCACTTCATCGGCTCCCCCGGCATGAATTTCCTGCCGGGCCGGTTCCATCCGGAAGGGCTGCTGGAAGTGGCGGGGCAGTCGATGCGGATGCCATCGGGCATGGGGCATGAAGCCCTGGCCCAGGTGCGCGATTTCACACTGGGGGTCCGGCCGGAATACCTGCCGCTGGCCGAGCCCGGCGCGGAGGGCGTGCTGGACGCGACCGTCACTCAAGTGCAGGACCTGGGCACCTACTGGCTGCTCACCGCCTCCCTGGGGGACACCGTCATCAAGACCCGGCTGGCGGCCCATGCCCAGCCGCCCAACGTGGGCGCGCACATCGGACTGCGGGTATTGAACCCGCACACCTGCTTCTACGGCGCGGACGATCAACTGATGTCCGCCGCCACGTCCCCGCTCAAGGAGACCACACCATGA
- a CDS encoding carbohydrate ABC transporter permease, protein MDERRFKKRSLFLILYLLFALLPIYWMVNMSFRTNEEILSSFSLWPKEFTLHSYRTIFTDPAWYSGYINSLIYVAINTVISVSVALPAAYAFSRYSFLGDKHVFFWLLTNRMTPPAVFLLPFFQLYTTLGLMDTHLAVALAHLLFNVPLAVWILEGFMSGIPREIDETAYIDGYSFPRFFLTIFLPLIKAGVGVAAFFCFMFSWVELLLARTLTSVNAKPIVATMTRTVSASGMDWATLAAAGTLTIVPGAIVIWFVRHYIAKGFAMGRV, encoded by the coding sequence ATGGATGAGCGCCGCTTCAAGAAGAGAAGTCTCTTCCTCATTCTCTACCTGCTGTTTGCGCTGTTGCCCATCTACTGGATGGTCAACATGAGCTTCCGCACCAATGAAGAGATTCTTTCCAGCTTCAGCCTGTGGCCCAAGGAATTCACCCTGCACAGCTACCGGACCATATTCACCGATCCGGCCTGGTACAGCGGCTACATCAACAGCCTGATCTACGTGGCCATCAACACGGTGATCTCGGTCAGCGTGGCGTTGCCGGCGGCCTACGCCTTCAGCCGCTACAGCTTCCTGGGTGACAAGCATGTGTTCTTCTGGCTGCTCACCAACCGGATGACGCCGCCGGCGGTGTTTCTGTTGCCCTTCTTCCAGCTCTACACGACCCTGGGCCTGATGGACACCCATCTGGCGGTGGCGCTGGCGCACCTGCTGTTCAACGTGCCGCTGGCGGTGTGGATTCTTGAGGGCTTCATGAGCGGCATCCCGCGGGAGATTGACGAGACGGCCTATATCGACGGCTACAGCTTCCCACGTTTCTTCCTCACCATCTTCCTGCCGCTGATCAAGGCGGGCGTGGGGGTGGCGGCCTTCTTCTGCTTCATGTTCTCGTGGGTGGAACTGCTGCTGGCGCGCACGCTCACCAGCGTGAATGCCAAGCCGATCGTGGCCACGATGACCCGTACCGTCAGCGCATCCGGCATGGACTGGGCCACGCTGGCGGCCGCCGGCACCCTGACCATCGTGCCGGGTGCCATCGTGATCTGGTTTGTGCGTCACTACATCGCCAAAGGCTTCGCCATGGGTCGCGTCTGA
- a CDS encoding TerB family tellurite resistance protein produces MLKTLKDLFDSLLSPESMAGVQGCGDDHAVQLAAAVLLVEVMRADDGLAVAERTAVRKALVEKFVLTPDEADRLADVAEGTARQATDLFAFTSRVDAWDMPRKLRMIELMWGVAYADGRLTDHERHVMWRIADLLHIPQGAYVHARMRAREAAGLAPESGATPDTR; encoded by the coding sequence ATGCTGAAAACCCTCAAAGACCTCTTCGACAGCCTGCTGTCCCCTGAGTCCATGGCCGGTGTGCAGGGCTGCGGGGATGACCACGCGGTGCAACTGGCGGCAGCAGTACTGCTGGTGGAAGTGATGCGCGCTGACGATGGGCTCGCCGTGGCGGAGCGCACCGCCGTCCGCAAGGCGCTGGTCGAGAAATTCGTGTTGACGCCGGATGAGGCCGATCGCCTGGCCGACGTGGCTGAAGGCACGGCCCGTCAGGCCACCGACCTGTTTGCGTTCACCTCACGCGTGGACGCGTGGGACATGCCCCGCAAGCTGAGGATGATCGAGTTGATGTGGGGCGTGGCCTATGCCGACGGCCGGCTCACAGACCATGAGCGCCACGTGATGTGGCGCATTGCCGACCTGCTGCACATCCCGCAAGGCGCCTACGTGCATGCGCGCATGCGTGCCCGGGAAGCCGCCGGGCTCGCACCGGAAAGCGGCGCGACGCCGGACACACGCTGA
- a CDS encoding HlyD family secretion protein, whose protein sequence is MSTKSLFRKEAIEHRGQRLLGEVILQVPAGARWVTAMVVLVFVLVLVFLFFGTYARRETVTGWLRPEGGVIRVEAQVDGVVEQLQTAEGDLVSRGAPIASLRLDGELSQGQSLSTRLLAELGRERQQLAQQREAIRARYQQREARLREEIRSLEAELVQYRRQIENLDRRAALAQRQVQDQADLAKQGYLSRRDADKLEDAVLSITESRESVRQDMLARDTTLRNTRHELSGVGSERDAALAEVGEKLAALEQRDAEAARRGRVQLVAPIAARVGNVRVERGASVRAGALVADLLPVEGSLRVELFAPSRAVGFVKAGDEVRLRFDAFPYQKFGIGRGRVISVSRSAVDPRELPMGQSASGPVYRVLVSLDEGVPGLEGRQDVLRAGMTLQADLVLEQRSVVEYLFSPVLGLAKNN, encoded by the coding sequence ATGAGCACCAAGTCCCTGTTCCGCAAGGAGGCGATCGAGCATCGCGGGCAGCGCCTGCTGGGCGAGGTCATCCTGCAGGTGCCTGCGGGCGCCCGCTGGGTCACCGCCATGGTGGTGCTGGTGTTTGTGCTGGTGCTGGTGTTTCTCTTCTTCGGCACCTATGCCCGTCGCGAGACCGTGACCGGTTGGCTACGGCCGGAAGGCGGCGTCATTCGCGTCGAGGCCCAGGTGGATGGTGTGGTGGAACAGCTTCAGACGGCCGAGGGTGATTTGGTGAGCCGTGGGGCCCCCATTGCGTCGCTGCGGCTGGATGGCGAGTTGAGCCAGGGTCAGAGTCTTTCGACGCGGCTGCTGGCGGAACTGGGCCGTGAGCGGCAGCAGTTGGCGCAGCAGCGCGAGGCCATTCGCGCGCGCTATCAGCAGCGCGAGGCCCGGCTTCGCGAGGAAATCCGCAGCCTGGAGGCCGAGTTGGTGCAGTACCGACGGCAGATCGAAAATCTGGACCGCCGCGCAGCGCTCGCCCAACGGCAGGTGCAGGACCAGGCCGACCTCGCCAAGCAGGGCTATTTGTCTCGCCGCGATGCGGACAAGCTGGAGGACGCCGTTCTGTCCATCACCGAGAGTCGGGAATCCGTCCGGCAGGACATGCTGGCGCGGGACACCACCCTGCGCAACACCCGGCACGAGCTCTCTGGTGTCGGCAGCGAGCGGGATGCCGCGTTGGCGGAGGTCGGTGAGAAGTTGGCCGCGCTGGAGCAGCGCGATGCCGAGGCCGCACGGCGCGGACGGGTCCAACTGGTGGCGCCAATCGCCGCAAGGGTGGGCAATGTCCGCGTGGAGCGGGGCGCGTCGGTGCGCGCCGGTGCCCTGGTGGCGGACCTGTTGCCTGTTGAAGGCAGCCTCCGTGTGGAGTTGTTTGCCCCCAGCCGCGCCGTCGGGTTCGTGAAGGCAGGTGACGAGGTCCGCTTGCGCTTTGATGCCTTCCCCTATCAAAAGTTCGGCATTGGTCGCGGACGAGTGATCAGCGTGTCACGTTCCGCCGTGGATCCCCGCGAACTGCCGATGGGTCAATCCGCCTCAGGGCCGGTCTACCGCGTGCTGGTGAGTCTGGATGAGGGTGTTCCCGGCCTGGAGGGGCGCCAGGACGTGCTGCGCGCCGGCATGACACTACAGGCGGACCTGGTGCTGGAGCAGCGCAGCGTTGTGGAATATCTGTTCTCGCCGGTGCTCGGCTTGGCCAAAAACAACTGA
- a CDS encoding carbohydrate ABC transporter permease: MKPVNQKAWFLVLPVIICVAISAILPLMTVVNYSVQDIISPERRVFVGVEWFTAVMRDEELHGALLRQLGFSLAVLLVEIPLGIALALSMPAQGWKASAVLVLVALSLLIPWNVVGTIWQIYGRADIGLLGAGLQALGIDYSYTGNATDAWLTVLVMDVWHWTPLVALLCFAGLRSIPDAYYQAARIDGASKLAVFRYIQLPKMRGVLMIAVLLRFMDSFMIYTEPFVLTGGGPGNATTFLSQYLTQKAVGQFDLGPAAAFSLIYFLIILLLCFILYNWMQALGQGEQTEAAHG, translated from the coding sequence ATGAAGCCAGTCAACCAGAAGGCCTGGTTCCTGGTGCTGCCGGTCATCATCTGCGTGGCCATCTCGGCCATCCTGCCGCTGATGACGGTGGTGAATTACTCGGTGCAGGACATCATCTCGCCGGAACGCCGCGTGTTTGTCGGCGTGGAATGGTTCACCGCCGTCATGCGGGACGAAGAGCTGCATGGTGCGCTGCTGCGCCAGCTCGGCTTCTCGCTGGCGGTGCTGCTGGTGGAAATTCCGCTGGGCATTGCACTGGCGCTGTCGATGCCGGCGCAGGGCTGGAAGGCGTCGGCCGTGCTGGTGCTGGTGGCCTTGTCGCTGCTCATCCCCTGGAACGTGGTGGGCACCATCTGGCAGATCTATGGCCGCGCGGACATTGGCCTGCTGGGCGCCGGCTTGCAGGCGCTGGGCATTGACTACAGCTACACCGGCAATGCCACCGACGCCTGGCTGACGGTGCTGGTGATGGATGTGTGGCACTGGACACCGCTGGTGGCGCTGTTGTGTTTTGCCGGCCTGCGCTCGATCCCGGACGCCTACTACCAGGCGGCGCGGATTGACGGCGCCAGCAAGCTGGCGGTGTTCCGCTACATCCAGCTGCCCAAGATGCGGGGCGTGTTGATGATTGCGGTGCTGCTGCGCTTCATGGACAGCTTCATGATCTACACCGAGCCCTTTGTGCTCACCGGCGGCGGCCCCGGCAATGCCACCACCTTCCTCAGCCAGTACCTGACGCAAAAGGCGGTTGGCCAGTTTGACCTGGGCCCGGCGGCGGCGTTCTCGCTGATCTATTTCCTCATCATCCTGCTGCTGTGCTTCATCCTCTACAACTGGATGCAGGCGCTGGGGCAGGGCGAACAGACGGAGGCCGCCCATGGATGA